From Triticum aestivum cultivar Chinese Spring chromosome 4A, IWGSC CS RefSeq v2.1, whole genome shotgun sequence, a single genomic window includes:
- the LOC123082130 gene encoding uncharacterized protein has product MRSTTTAMSWSSTGDLDREESSSKTRDTTESSTTTTPSMPRRSQGPVPARRSSDGGGDRRRGQPPANSRDGGGDRRVSASPITTITRRPKWTCASAVGNGIGAEVDHRGDQRAGGGRRNRWRRYRSWVGRGGPARGGRRRACSWATSWAGSLATQDRLRRRAAGRGDARAMGAGRGDAGR; this is encoded by the exons ATGAGGAGTACGACGACGGCGATGTCCTGGAGCAGCACGGGTGACCTGGACAGGGAGGAGAGTAGCAGCAAGACGAGGGACACGACTGAGTCATCGACTACTACCACACCCTCCATGCCCCGGCGCTCACAAG GACCAGTACCAGCTCGTAGAAGCAGCGATGGGGGCGGGGATCGAAGGCGGGGGCAGCCACCAGCTAACAGCAGAGATGGGGGCGGGGATCGGAGGGTGTCGGCGTCGCCCATCACCACCATCACGCGGCGGCCGAAGTGGACCTGCGCGTCAGCGGTGGGAAACGGAATCGGGGCCGAAGTGGACCATCGCGGCGACCAGCGCGCCGGCGGTGGGCGGCGAAATCGGTGGCGGAGGTACCGCTCGTGGGTGGGCCGCGGAGGTCCTGCTCGTGGTGGGCGGCGCAGGGCCTGTTCGTGGGCGACGTCCTGGGCGGGCTCTTTGGCGACGCAGGACCGTCTCAGGCGACGGGCGGCTGGCCGTGGCGACGCGCGGGCGATGGGGGCTGGCCGTGGCGACGCCGGGCGATAG
- the LOC123082131 gene encoding uncharacterized protein has product MVSWSEPSDCSDSSSDDVSRVPAKMECTEWSGIALNHPARCEHRAPCEKFVAFEWTDSGRRFLGCGKKDVPKCNFVDWIDPEWPVQLKQALNTIWTMHEEELTNRLRQNVVNAEEVVKVMEEKRKMENDLRFFKVDFAKMVADKEDAITQLGNARLVISDLKEQIERKNLADKSDTNIHQVLRAKAEEERDQEKEEKVKLVQEMDKIK; this is encoded by the exons ATGGTTTCTTGGTCTGAGCCTTCCGACTGTTCCGACTCTTCCTCTGACGATGTGAGCCGG GTACCTGCCAAAATGGAGTGCACGGAATGGAGCGGCATTGCTTTGAATCATCCTGCACGTTGTGAGCATCGTGCGCCCTGTGAGAAGTTTGTTGCCTTTGAATGGACTGACAGTGGCAGGAGGTTCCTGGGGTGTGGGAAAAAG GATGTACCCAAGTGCAACTTTGTGGACTGGATTGACCCAGAGTGGCCAGTCCAATTGAAGCAAGCTTTAAATACCATCTGGACTATGCATGAGGAGGAGTTGACCAATAGGTTGAGGCAGAATGTTGTTAATGCTGAAGAAGTAGTGAAGGTAATGgaagagaagaggaagatggaAAATGACCTGAGGTTTTttaaagttgactttgccaaaaTGGTGGCTGACAAGGAGGATGCAATTACCCAGTTAGGCAATGCAAGGTTGGTTATTAGTGACCTGAAGGAACAAATCGAGAGAAAGAACTTGGCTGACAAATCAGACACTAACATTCATCAAGTGCTGAGGGCCAAAGCAGAGGAAGAGAGAGACCAAGAGAAGgaagagaaggtgaagcttgtgcaGGAGATGGACAAGATCAAGTAG